A stretch of the Aegilops tauschii subsp. strangulata cultivar AL8/78 chromosome 4, Aet v6.0, whole genome shotgun sequence genome encodes the following:
- the LOC109774646 gene encoding uncharacterized protein, with amino-acid sequence MLVDSGAGLNLISPKVISKLQISDEELKVIGTFQGINPGRSRPKGKITLLVVFGRELNYQTEKIVFDVVELPLPYNGILGHPALAKFMVAYHYAYNTLKMRGPMGVISIPSDKKDTIICVDKMYRDAVAVEAAEVAVPAKEERKES; translated from the coding sequence atgttggttgacagTGGGGcagggttgaatctgatttcccccaAGGTAATCAGCAAATTGCAAATATCAGATGAAGAGCTCAaggttataggcacgtttcaaggaatcaaccccGGAAGGAGTcgtcctaagggaaagatcacacTGTTGGTGGTGTTTGGAAGAGAATTGAACTACCAGACCGAGAAGATTGTGTTCGACGTGGTCGAGCTTCCTttgccgtacaatgggatccttggtcATCCAGCTCTGGCAAAATTCATGGTGGCATACCACTATGCCTATAATACTCTGAAGATGCGAGGACCAATGGGAGTCATCTCCATCCCATCAGACAAGAAGGACACAATCATATGCGTGGATAAGATGTACCGGGATGCGGTCGCTGTCGAGGCCGCAGAAGTTGCAGTTCCTGCcaaggaagaaaggaaagaaagCTAA